In Trichoderma atroviride chromosome 2, complete sequence, one DNA window encodes the following:
- a CDS encoding uncharacterized protein (EggNog:ENOG41~CAZy:AA14.phmm~SECRETED:SignalP(1-24)), whose product MQQSQMSLRAAALFGLATLQGVTAHLAAYTPGMFCPENSYKGPLTNFTDPNHVVFDPLFNLQQDSWFLSKGRNCWLAPPTGIWEIQANSVIQVPWANWQNSTGFYADGKEQDQRPQPFSVTNPAVVAAGLVSSSGGINSPNLHAGNKSTAAGTAVAIAYKSNIYDVKMEDFVVFTTAPQTPFERLVTYDIPNLKACEECLCATVWIPDGYGQQNMYQAPHKCKIINPKGGQQPKTPSLVPGPNVRGPKQMIAAFQASGNNVQWKNGQKVPTYTSRMGFTAGAQTDIF is encoded by the exons ATGCAGCAGTCTCAAATGTCCCTTCGAGCCGCCGCTCTGTTCGGCTTGGCTACTCTCCAAGGTGTTACTGCTCACCTTGCTGCTTATACTCCTGGAATGTTCTGCCCCGAG AACTCTTACAAGGGCCCTCTCACGAATTTTACCGACCCCAACCACGTTGTCTTCGACCCTCTCTTCAACCTGCAGCAGGACAGCTGGTTTCTGTCCAAGGGCCGCAACTGCTGGCTCGCACCACCAACTGGTATCTGGGAAATCCAGGCCAACTCAGTCATCCAGGTCCCATGGGCCAACTGGCAGAACTCCACGGGCTTCTATGCTGACGGAAAGGAGCAAGACCAGCGCCCCCAGCCTTTCTCAGTCACGAACCCTGCCGTCGTTGCCGCCGGTCTGGTCTCATCCTCTGGAGGCATCAACAGCCCCAACCTGCACGCCGGTAACAAatccactgctgctggtactgctgttgccattgcctACAAGTCCAACATCTACGatgtgaagatggaggacTTTGTTGTCTTTACCACCGCTCCTCAGACTCCCTTTGAGCGTCTGGTTACCTACGATATTCCCAACCTGAAGGCCTGTGAGGAGTGCCTCTGCGCCACTGt TTGGATTCCCGATGGCTATGGCCAGCAGAACATGTACCAGGCTCCCCACAAGTGCAAGATTATCAACCCCAAGGgaggccagcagcccaagaCTCCTTCTCTGGTTCCTGGCCCCAATGTTAGAGGACCTAAGCAGATGATTGCTGCTTTCCAGGCGAGCGGAAACAACGTTCAATGGAAGAATGGCCAGAAGGTGCCCACCTACACCTCCAGGATGGGATTTACTGCCGGTGCTCAGACCGATATCTTCTAA
- a CDS encoding uncharacterized protein (EggNog:ENOG41~TransMembrane:1 (o553-575i)), translating into MNVSSPATGTAPPLVNRDDLRRTALHVPDPSVKQAADARSVTDSGHKSKVDETVLKDVERLLKLHYLRSRSYNEAMEILYGRNTTSDLELYFDLSGHANITQTGLENLLSKLKFEDILQYVAIPRISVEVNVNTANSKRARGSGRSSKQDGDGRRDLCYIFDRLRKKGVKTVLKVIIDDSTMPAHSDEAIEDALKFMDVEIWDWKRMDLCSEVIHRVASKAREVNLYWSGNNAVLRGWSEEGGLKRLSQLKTVHLHIQQGLETSQRTKQNVEDFCDRMKKLCPEVNVLKEWPIVQREQMDLNALMAGDQAEHTTKHEWIQCMKDFRRLLFDAERYYERGKVDETIEEPIKIALIDDGVDVKDLEFSFIGGRTFCTRDEEHNLNDPYYVSSTGHGTIMAKQIHLLCPRAQFYVLRLEDHASEEGGRQITAKSAAQAILAAVRKKVHIISMSWTIDPPEDEEERRLLDLAIGAAANENILLFCSASDKGAKSSETYPSKATKKIFTIGAATSSGMADPWVGNLGNINFTFPGTKVEMDGPRTDDSSLREVSGSSIATALAAGLAGLVLYCVQVRLLVATDQEKQKARRDFQLLKQHDYMMKALKDIGTTEESNHKFIEVWEVFGKKVEEKERYDQERWLDLIAEVGMILCRKIS; encoded by the exons ATGAACGTGAGCTCGCCAGCGACGGGCACAGCACCACCGCTTGTGAATAGAGACGATCTGAGGAGGACGGCTCTACACGTACCCGACCCATCAGTAAAACAAGCTGCAGACGCAAGATCAGTCACTGACAGCGGCCATAAATCCAAAGTCGATGAAACCGTTCTGAAGGATGTAGAGCGTCTTCTGAAATTGCACTATCTCCGCTCCCGCAGCTACAATGAGGCCATGGAAATATTGTATGGACGTAATACAACTTCAG ATTTAGAACTGTATTTCGACTTATCGGGACATGCGAACATTACCCAGACTGGGCTTGAGAATTTGCTATCGAAGCTCAAGTTTGAGGACATTCTCCAATATGTCGCTATTCCAAGAATCAGCGTGGAGGTGAATGTGAATACAGCAAATAGCAAGCGAGCCCGAGGATCTGGGCGCTCCTCAAaacaagatggagatggccgGAGAGACTTGTGCTACATCTTTGATCGCTTGAGAAAGAAAGGTGTCAAGACCGTTCTCAAGGTCATCATTGACGATTCAACGATGCCTGCTCACAGCGATGAGGCAATTGAAGATGCATTAAAGTTCATGGACGTGGAGATTTGGGATTGGAAAAGGATGGATCTATGCTCTGAGGTCATACATAGGGTGGCATCCAAAGCACGCGAAGTCAATCTATACTGGAGCGGCAATAATGCAGTTCTTAGAGGATGGAGTGAAGAAGGTGGCTTGAAGAGATTAAGTCAGCTGAAAACAGTTCATCTACACATCCAACAG GGTCTTGAAACAAGTCAACGAACCAAGCAGAATGTTGAAGACTTCTGTGACCGTATGAAGAAATTATGTCCCGAAGTCAACGTCTTGAAAGAGTGGCCGATTGTACAGAGAGAACAGATGGATCTCAACGCCCTCATGGCTGGAGACCAAGCCGAGCACACAACTAAACACGAGTGGATCCAGTGTATGAAGGACTTCCGACGACTGCTCTTCGATGCGGAACGTTACTACGAGCGCGGAAAGGTTGATGAGACGATTGAAGAGCCAATTAAAATCGCTCTTATTGATGACGGTGTAGACGTCAAGGATCTGGAATTCAGCTTCATCGGAGGGCGGACGTTTTGCACGCGAGACGAGGAGCACAATCTTAATGACCCTTACTATGTGTCTAGTACGGGACACGGGACCATCATGGCGAAGCAGATTCACTTGCTGTGTCCTCGGGCGCAGTTCTATGTTTTAAGGCTGGAGGATCATGCTTCAGAAGAGGGCGGTCGACAAATTACAGCCAAGAGTGCCGCACAA GCAATTTTGGCGGCCGTGAGAAAGAAGGTCCACATCATTTCCATGTCTTGGACCATCGATCCtcccgaggacgaggaagagaggcGGCTCCTTGACTTGGCCATAGGAGCGGCGGCAAACGAAAacattctcctcttctgttcGGCGAGCGACAAGGGAGCCAAGAGCAGCGAAACCTATCCCTCCAAAGCGACGAAAAAGATATTCACCATCGGAGCGGCGACATCATCGGGAATGGCCGATCCTTGGGTCGGCAATCTAGGAAATATCAACTTTACTTTCCCAGGCACCAAAGTCGAGATGGATGGTCCCCGAACTGATGATTCGTCATTGAGGGAGGTGAGTGGCTCATCCATCGCAACCGCTTTGGCTGCAGGTCTGGCAGGGCTGGTGTTGTATTGCGTTCAGGTACGCCTGCTGGTGGCGACGGACcaggaaaagcaaaaggcgcGGCGGGATTTCCAGCTTTTGAAGCAGCACGACTATATGATGAAAGCCCTCAAAGACATTGGTACCACGGAGGAGAGTAACCACAAGTTTATTGAAGTATGGGAGGTATTTGGAAAGAAGgtcgaagagaaagagagataTGATCAGGAGAGGTGGCTCGATTTGATCGCTGAAGTGGGTATGATTCTATGCAGAAAGATTAGTTAA
- a CDS encoding uncharacterized protein (EggNog:ENOG41) — protein sequence MSPLIDDEEREVDSLVVGEEVEKAESKAGDESSEEESDSDEEDGEIDTRNGKISVKDLLDKVLKAIKDGDKDLTNSSQLKAFKAGDGNVLASNTGDLRQPTALHIMAAMDKKELPKLDSKMEPLIKHLVEHENDVLSSLDRSGHTPLFLAIEAKKEKMVQWMCDSHPNISAILAITSNDKDKMNCLHIGIDKRVKFLDLLIERADAETLAAKDGDGNTPLHLAVEYKKCKREQLDIIQKIIAKSDIVVQHNENGDFNDHNLSPYLHHKENVRKAQAREKDKEKKKLKEEKGG from the coding sequence ATGAGCCCGCTAATTGACGACGAAGAGAGGGAGGTTGACTCCCTAGTAGTGGGTGAAGAGGTTGAGAAAGCAGAGTCCAAAGCTGGCGATGAGTCGAGCGAGGAAGAATCCGACagtgacgaagaagatggagaaattGACACCCGAAATGGCAAAATATCAGTCAAAGATCTTCTTGACAAGGTCTTGAAAGCAATCAAAGATGGAGATAAAGATCTTACCAATAGCAGCCAGCTAAAGGCATTCAaagctggcgatggaaaCGTCTTGGCCTCAAACACCGGAGACCTACGCCAGCCGACAGCGTTGCACATCATGGCGGCAATGGACAAGAAAGAGTTACCAAAACTAGACAGCAAGATGGAACCACTGATCAAGCATCTAGTGGAACACGAAAATGATGTTCTTAGCTCTCTGGATCGATCGGGTCATACACCTCTGTTCCTCGCCATCGAggcgaagaaagagaagatggtgcAGTGGATGTGTGACTCCCATCCAAATATCAgtgccatcttggccatcacCAGCAACGACAAAGATAAGATGAACTGCCTGCACATTGGCATTGATAAGAGAGTCAAGTTTTTAGATCTCCTCATCGAAAGAGCAGATGCTGAGACTTTGGCAGCtaaagatggagatggaaacaCACCACTTCATCTCGCTGTGGAGTATAAGAAATGTAAAAGGGAACAGCTGGATATTATACAAAAGATAATTGCCAAGAGCGACATCGTTGTTCAACATAATGAGAATGGCGACTTCAACGACCACAATTTGTCGCCATATCTTCATCACAAAGAAAACGTCAGGAAAGCCCAGGCAAGAGAGAaagataaagaaaagaagaaattgaaagaggagaagggggGGTGA
- a CDS encoding uncharacterized protein (EggNog:ENOG41) produces the protein MDRDINDDQIPDEETVDAFIDSDPDSDLEDTSVSIGLNKTGERGSGYHTRNDPSAPYQRQTVTERRGIIEVRCKSRDVIHGVLSEETGESGTLVVYDFYLDTTRRSRRIVSASLEFEFANAVPGVPSPQVQAIAPSGRVTLLPSTQEESVTHGAEMNAGVSELGANAGGTLKWEKTVSYTASDDARVTGHIFSDDYGKGVGASWVLHENTMLKSGVPSFLRCAILLNRGFDENKFQCKVRIKVEADWKSEMGRLFGSTPPDDPVLFDPEMPSTNKLRKYDTENLGSIDLDEFTDIIFDKKLKKKEEA, from the coding sequence ATGGACCGCGATATCAATGACGACCAAATTCCAGATGAGGAAACTGTGGACGCCTTCATCGACTCAGATCCCGACTCAGATCTCGAGGACACTTCTGTGAGCATCGGGCTCAACAAGACGGGAGAACGTGGCAGCGGCTACCATACTCGCAATGACCCCTCTGCACCCTACCAGCGACAGACAGTGACGGAGCGTCGAGGCATAATTGAAGTTCGTTGCAAGTCACGAGATGTCATCCATGGAGTTTTGTCAGAAGAAACAGGAGAAAGCGGAACGCTTGTTGTCTACGACTTTTACCTCGATACAACTCGGAGATCACGGCGGATTGTGTCTGCGTCGCTGGAATTCGAGTTTGCCAATGCTGTTCCTGGAGTTCCCTCGCCTCAAGTTCAAGCCATTGCGCCTTCGGGGCGTGTGACTTTACTGCCTTCAACGCAAGAGGAGTCGGTGACTCATGGAGCTGAAATGAACGCCGGCGTGAGTGAACTAGGCGCAAACGCTGGCGGGACCCTCAAGTGGGAGAAGACTGTGAGCTATACAGCGAGCGACGATGCCAGGGTGACGGGGCACATCTTCAGCGACGACTACGGCAAAGGCGTTGGTGCGAGCTGGGTCCTTCACGAGAATACCATGCTCAAGTCAGGCGTACCAAGCTTCTTGCGCTGTGCCATCTTGCTCAACCGCGGATTCGACGAGAACAAGTTTCAGTGTAAAGTGAGGATCAAGGTGGAAGCGGATTGGAAGTCTGAAATGGGTCGATTGTTTGGCTCAACCCCTCCAGACGACCCGGTTTTGTTCGACCCTGAGATGCCCTCCACTAACAAGCTACGGAAATACGATACAGAGAACTTGGGCTCTATCGACTTGGACGAGTTTACAGACATAATCTTTGACaagaaattgaagaagaaggaggaagctTAG
- a CDS encoding uncharacterized protein (EggNog:ENOG41) has protein sequence MSDSDSSSASSASDSRAGSPEPELAPTEEQEQTAQPAATGENQDESTPDENSAGTPESEANPPEEEEEQDPDAEPLHVTWKGEGISEPSDLAVDFVVIHGVYGGWEHESQAGPGSGNSEWVASYAQLLDSPSRILRFEYEPLQLFCGRKSRQAIRDCALKLLRALAARRKSQSQKRLIMFVAHDVGGLIVKDALSAAAADIASWVDITEMSRILVFLGSPHRSVDHFGMEDTLSRFLFGSYDSEIAEIRPSASAIPGFAAAAMEINGLFVESKILLRSRAVSVYHQEGSYSKINKAFDTYSATLGIPMEKRFAEPSDYVNDYSSVTSCLGELLKTFNTPVPADQLRYERTILTLASPIFPLQSSKRDNAVVESSPEIKAWLKHRGPQMLYLHGTKHVRETAEQLFYVMEEHAAKSSTTIVLYFSFDRYDVRCDSLRDMLATFLAQITCLYPASGDRIRSTFARLEQERGWTEADLIYLFERFRFTDQVDHVMFVINHLDECTKGSRKQFLDNFAYLSQASENSWKVVVTSHKPGALSEELSGPWCINMDLDASEEKLISVADTDSKDGMARLLTARPELHFESRVIKDQQLYIDKFDPLSKHIIWEQAAVREEWPYKTTIEELLKSLKFDPKASANEDQILEQLLSWVLGNSPEPAVLRQLLTWLLYAVRPLTIWELATVVYLGSDPDEGHATPDSAAIESLVSKIKVWLAGVVVIQHNEVRFWHPRLRNILMGKSEGGEKSASSRFLWDEIRETAHSDIANFCLRYLSQPTVKEYISKTFSATDAESFESPTFADRGNLCSYALQAWTHHYLLSSPKPDLSKFLPQSTTSKLASSWAKGYWALSNPITRSTTCLDTLFPIFASLGLVDAIDARDDADTCRGLLEAASKGQSEVVRTLMKKIDVPESTLMDIIVAAAAYGNEEMMIDMLDRILSKNPKPDVTTWSPVLLHRSAWIGLDRFADRILDLGYPPDIESSWSSIMKASPLSQAARNFHVGMVRTLIKHNADMTSCHLFGRVPIHHVAGQGHAEIAKILAEEGKTDIEVTDEENKTTLYFGSLWGHHHVVEVLLGLGADPNMGIKPDDTPQSWSPLTVAIDEGYEKCVKLLLDKNANPNLPGPSMWGTALRYAAVKGHLKICQMLIASGADPNSQLISPPILTQMITDYEASENRLEIFDLLLSINADANAKDADGTPVLIHACRSDLCMDFVPKLLEHGAEVNGLNSSDQSPLYFSALDKKEDLTKLLIEKGAKVNEVNSESITPLYFAVPDADIVRILVENGADPNIGKNAGFTSLMHAAWFGYNDTMTLLLEHGASLEEVYDGDDESQRGWTALQCAASHAPKETIRILAEHGADLKHVSDKGVPILHSAAQEDDALSALMEYPSRIDVNQVDGDGKSALHYTNVPFHNVKLLVNAGINIDIQEKTRGDTPISLAAYTGNLERAKYFIKHGANIHLGSPCDGAAIHQACRLSHMDLVKFLVENGANVDQVTNYGSCGTPLQSACLQFAVGENRIVDEIVDYLLDHGADVNVEGGFVGSALHAAAYAATPKTIKTLLDKGAKVDIKDSMSRLPIHVGALNGIENFKAILDAGGDINSKDVIGRTALSWAAQPGRVQAVEKIISLLPNKEAIDEADIDGWTPLCWAARGTDCWLSADHASEPEEQMKTMKLLLENGANRFVKASVGREKWTPLKIARFTGQPEEVIELLKHGIVSEDEKEKEKENDDKKAPEEESEDDKSRKGVFSSATCDSCRCRIYGFCYHCKECTDYDICWKCYTHKELVHFSDHILEENGPEFEDSPEDEEHHDASSDSSDSTDSDSD, from the exons ATGTCGGATTCAGattcttcatctgcctctAGCGCTTCCGATTCACGGGCCGGTTCGCCAGAGCCTGAGTTGGCGCCCAcggaagaacaagagcagACCGCGCAGCCAGCCGCTACTGGCGAGAATCAGGATGAATCAACTCCTGATGAGAATTCAGCTGGGACTCCAGAGAGCGAGGCAAATccgccagaagaagaagaagagcaagatcCAGATGCTGAGCCCCTCCACGTTACATGGAAAGGTGAAGGGATCTCTGAGCCTTCCGATTTAGCTGTAGA CTTCGTAGTGATCCATGGTGTTTATGGAGGCTGGGAACACGAATCCCAGGCTGGACCCGGCTCTGGTAACAGTGAATGGGTTGCGTCTTATGCCCAATTACTAGATTCGCCATCCAGAATCCTCCGTTTCGAGTACGAGCCGCTTCAGCTGTTTTGTGGTCGAAAAAGTCGTCAGGCCATCCGAGACTGCGCTCTGAAGCTATTGCGAGCACTAGCTGCCAGGAGAAAAAGTCAGAGTCAG AAACGGCTGATTATGTTTGTTGCCCATGATGTTGGAGGTCTCATAGTTAAAGAT GCCTTATCTGCGGCGGCAGCCGATATAGCTTCCTGGGTAGACATTACGGAAATGAGTCGTATTCTG GTTTTTCTCGGCTCTCCTCACCGAAGTGTTGACCACTTTGGTATGGAGGACACACTTTCtcgatttctttttggttcATATGACTCGGAAATCGCGGAAATTCGACCTTCTGCGTCTGCAATTCCTGGATTTGCGGCCGCTGCTATGGAGATCAACGGTCTGTTTGTTGAATCGAAAATTCTTCTCCGCAGCCGAGCAGTTAGTGTCTATCATCAAGAAGGGTCTTACTCAAAGATCAACAAG GCGTTTGACACTTACAGCGCAACACTTGGTATACCCATGGAGAAACGATTTGCCGAACCAAGCGATTACGTCAACGACTACTCCTCTGTTACGAGCTGTCTTGGAGAACTGCTGAAGA CCTTCAATACTCCAGTGCCCGCAGACCAGCTTCGTTACGAAAGAACAATTCTCACTCTTGCTTCGCCCATCTTTCCTTTACAGAGCAGTAAACGTGACAATGCAGTTGTTGAAAGCTCCCCAGAAATCAAGGCGTGGCTTAAACACCGTGGCCCGCAAATGCTCTATCTTCACGGTACGAAACACGTCCGCGAAacagcagagcagctttTCTACGTCATGGAGGAGCACGCTGCCAAGAGCTCAACCACAATCGTcctttacttttcttttgatCGATATGATGTCAGGTGTGACTCTCTTAGAGACATGCTTGCCACTTTTCTGGCCCAAATTACGTGTCTCTATCCTGCTAGCGGAGATCGCATCAGGAGCACTTTTGCTCGTCTCGAGCAGGAACGTGGATGGACAGAGGCAGATTTGATCTATCTATTCGAGCGCTTCAGGTTTACTGACCAGGTAGATCATGTCATGTTTGTTATAAATCACTTGGATGAGTGCACAAAAGGCTCTCGAAAACAGTTCCTCGACAACTTCGCATACCTTTCACAGGCGAGTGAGAATTCATGGAAAGTCGTCGTCACAAGTCATAAACCGGGAGCTCTTTCAGAAGAACTTTCAGGGCCTTGGTGTATTAATATGGATCTTGATGCGTCTGAGGAGAAGCTGATAAGCGTTGCCGATACTGATTCCAAAGATGGCATGGCACGACTACTCACAGCACGCCCAGAGCTTCATTTTGAGTCTCGTGTCATCAAAGATCAGCAGCTGTACATTGACAAATTTGATCCCCTATCCAAACATATTATTTGGGAACAAGCGGCTGTACGAGAAGAATGGCCATATAAGACTACGATTGAAGAGTTACTCAAGTCGTTGAAATTCGACCCCAAGGCATCGGCCAACGAGGATCAAATCCTGGAGCAGCTTCTATCTTGGGTCCTTGGAAATTCTCCTGAGCCAGCAGTTCTACGTCAGCTCCTCACGTGGCTCCTCTACGCTGTACGGCCGCTCACTATCTGGGAACTCGCAACTGTGGTCTACCTTGGATCGGATCCCGACGAGGGGCACGCCACTCCCGATTCAGCGGCGATAGAAAGCCTTGTTTCCAAGATCAAGGTGTGGCTCGCCGGCGTTGTTGTGATACAACACAACGAAGTCAGATTCTGGCATCCAAGGCTACGGAATATTCTTATGGGCAAAAGCGAGGGTGGTGAGAAATCCGCTAGTTCTCGATTTTTATGGGATGAGATCAGGGAAACCGCTCACTCAGATATTGCAAACTTCTGTTTGAGATATCTTTCCCAGCCAACGGTAAAGGAATATATCAGCAAAACTTTCTCGGCCACAGATGCGGAATCCTTTGAGTCACCTACCTTTGCGGATCGAGGAAATTTATGCTCTTACGCTCTCCAAGCCTGGACGCATCACTATCTGCTTAGCTCTCCTAAGCCCGACCTGTCCAAGTTTCTACCTCAATCGACAACTTCCAAATTAGCAAGCAGCTGGGCAAAGGGCTATTGGGCGCTCTCAAATCCAATCACTAGGAGTACTACCTGTTTAGACACTCTGTTTCCAATTTTCGCAAGCTTGGGCCTagttgatgccattgacgCACGAGATGACGCAGATACATGCCGGGGCTTGCTTGAAGCTGCCTCAAAAGGCCAATCGGAAGTTGTTCGGACACTCATGAAGAAAATTGACGTGCCAGAATCCACTCTTATGGACATTATTGTGGCCGCTGCGGCATATGGGAATGAAGAAATGATGATAGATATGCTTGACCGCATTCTTTCCAAGAACCCTAAGCCTGATGTCACTACCTGGTCACCGGTGCTACTTCATCGATCAGCGTGGATTGGTTTGGATCGGTTTGCAGACCGAATCCTTGACCTGGGATATCCTCCAGATATTGAAAGCAGCTGGTCGTCTATCATGAAAGCCTCTCCGCTCTCTCAAGCAGCCCGAAACTTCCATGTCGGCATGGTCCGAACCCTCATTAAGCATAATGCGGATATGACCTCCTGCCATCTTTTCGGCAGAGTTCCCATCCATCATGTCGCCGGACAAGGCCATGCTGAGATTGCCAAAATCTTAGCCGAGGAAGGGAAAACTGACATAGAAGTTACGGATGAGGAGAACAAGACTACGCTCTATTTCGGGTCCTTATGGGGACACCATCACGTCGTTGAAGTGCTACTAGGGCTGGGAGCAGATCCTAATATGGGTATCAAGCCTGATGACACCCCGCAGAGCTGGTCGCCGCTTACGGTGGCTATTGATGAGGGTTATGAGAAATGCGTGAAGCTTCTGCTTGACAAGAATGCCAACCCAAATCTTCCTGGACCTTCAATGTGGGGCACAGCTCTACGATATGCTGCTGTCAAAGGCCATTTGAAGATTTGTCAGATGTTGATTGCCAGCGGCGCAGATCCCAACAGCCAGCTGATTTCGCCTCCAATCCTTACTCAGATGATTACTGACTACGAGGCGAGCGAGAATCGGCTCGAAATCTTCGACTTACTTCTTTCAATCAATGCTGATGCCAACGCAAAAGATGCCGACGGCACGCCTGTGCTGATTCATGCCTGCAGAAGCGATCTCTGCATGGATTTCGTCCCGAAGCTTCTGGAGCACGGCGCAGAGGTCAACGGCTTGAATTCCAGCGACCAGTCTCCATTGTATTTTTCCGCGCtggacaagaaagaagatctTACCAAACTATTGATAGAGAAAGGCGCAAAAGTCAACGAAGTCAACTCAGAGAGCATTACTCCTTTGTACTTTGCCGTTCCCGATGCCGATATAGTTCGTATACTGGTCGAGAATGGCGCGGACCCAAACATTGGAAAGAATGCAGGATTCACATCTCTTATGCATGCGGCTTGGTTCGGCTACAATGACACTATGACACTTCTCTTGGAGCACGGTGCGTCTCTGGAAGAAGTTTATGACGGAGATGACGAGAGCCAGAGAGGATGGACAGCTCTACAATGCGCGGCATCGCATGCTCCCAAGGAGACAATTCGAATACTGGCTGAACATGGAGCCGATCTCAAACACGTATCAGACAAAGGAGTACCTATTCTGCACTCGGCtgctcaagaagatgatgcgcTCTCTGCTCTTATGGAATATCCATCAAGGATTGACGTGAACCAAGTCGACGGGGATGGGAAGTCAGCTCTCCATTACACCAATGTGCCTTTTCATAATGTGAAACTCCTTGTCAATGCTGGAATAAACATAGACATCCAGGAAAAAACAAGGGGTGATACACCTATTTCCCTAGCAGCATACACGGGAAATCTAGAGCGTGCCAAATACTTCATCAAGCATGGCGCCAACATTCATCTCGGATCACCATGCGATGGCGCTGCTATCCATCAGGCATGCCGATTAAGTCACATGGATCTTGTAAAATTCCTCGTTGAGAATGGAGCCAATGTCGATCAGGTCACCAACTACGGCTCGTGTGGAACTCCTCTGCAGTCTGCATGTTTGCAATTCGCAGTTGGTGAAAACCGAATAGTCGACGAGATAGTCGACTACCTTTTGGATCATGGAGCAGACGTCAACGTAGAAGGTGGCTTTGTTGGTTCCGCCCTCCATGCGGCCGCGTACGCAGCAACGCCGAAAACGATCAAGACACTCTTGGATAAAGGAGCAAAAGTTGATATAAAGGACTCAATGAGTCGTTTGCCTATACATGTCGGAGCACTCAATGGTATCGAAAACTTCAAGGCGATCCTCGACGCTGGTGGGGACATCAATTCGAAAGATGTCATCGGACGGACCGCATTGAGCTGGGCAGCACAGCCTGGAAGAGTGCAGGCCGTGGAGAAAATCATATCACTGTTGCCTAATAAAGAGGCTATCGACGAGGCAGATATCGACGGCTGGACGCCGCTATGCTGGGCAGCTCGCGGCACGGATTGTTGGCTGTCTGCAGATCATGCCAGTGAGCCAGAAGAGCaaatgaagacgatgaagctcTTACTCGAGAACGGGGCCAACCGTTTCGTAAAAGCCTCGGTTGGTAGGGAGAAGTGGACACCACTGAAGATTGCTAGGTTTACTGGGCAGCCAGAAGAAGTGATTGAGCTATTGAAGCACGGTATCGTttctgaagatgaaaaggagaaggagaaggagaatgaTGATAAGAAGgctccagaagaagaatctgaAGACGATAAATCCAGAAAGGGAGTCTTCAGCTCAGCAACATGTGATAGTTGCAGATGT CGTATTTACGGCTTTTGCTATCATTGCAAGGAATGTACTGATTACGACATATGTTGGAAATGCTATACCCATAAAGAGCTGGTCCATTTCTCAGACCACATATTAGAGGAAAACGGCCCAGAGTTTGAAGATTCgccagaagatgaggagcaTCACGATGCATCATCGGATTCGTCGGATTCAACAGATTCAGACTCAGATTGA